A genome region from Bombilactobacillus bombi includes the following:
- the acpS gene encoding holo-ACP synthase — MIQGLGIDITEIERVWQASLRTKGFIQRVLTPAEITVYNQYTGQRQKEFLAGRFSAKEAFSKAIGTGIGKVKFQDLTVLNDEQGQPYIEQQLYSGKVLISISHTADYVLTEVILEKRAD, encoded by the coding sequence ATGATTCAAGGATTAGGTATAGATATTACAGAAATTGAGCGGGTGTGGCAGGCTTCTTTGCGGACCAAAGGCTTTATTCAGCGAGTTTTAACGCCAGCTGAGATAACAGTTTATAACCAATATACTGGTCAACGTCAAAAAGAATTTTTAGCAGGACGTTTTTCTGCCAAGGAAGCTTTTAGTAAAGCGATAGGAACCGGAATTGGCAAAGTGAAATTCCAGGATTTGACTGTTTTAAATGATGAACAAGGTCAGCCATACATTGAACAACAGCTGTATTCGGGAAAAGTCTTAATTTCGATTTCACATACTGCTGATTACGTGTTGACAGAAGTTATTCTCGAGAAAAGAGCAGATTAG